A genomic segment from Malus domestica chromosome 05, GDT2T_hap1 encodes:
- the LOC114824974 gene encoding uncharacterized protein isoform X1, producing the protein MKVLAAAAPLPQRSFFTHRIVDLIPAPIRQTESKMLGILRQKVGVGSSSVMILGQKILPAMSAMRGFASSAKEVEVQVNRFFLVGSDRAIPEALPSRYLKAANWICSSDDNGIPI; encoded by the exons ATGAAAGTGTTGGCTGCTGCTGCTCCGCTCCCTCAACGCTCATTTTTTACACATCGCATCGTCGATCTGATCCCCGCTCCAATCCGCCAAACAG AATCAAAGATGTTGGGAATTTTAAGGCAAAAAGTGGGAGTTGGAAGCTCATCAGTTATG ATTTTGGGGCAGAAGATCCTCCCCGCCATGTCGGCAATGAGGGGTTTCGCATCTTCGGCTAAAGAG GTTGAAGTTCAAGTTAATAGATTTTTTTTGGTTGGTTCGGATCGGGCGATTCCGGAGGCCCTGCCATCGAG GTACCTAAAAGCTGCCAATTGGATTTGTTCTTCAGATGATAATGGCATACCTATATAA
- the LOC114824974 gene encoding uncharacterized protein isoform X2 yields MKVLAAAAPLPQRSFFTHRIVDLIPAPIRQTESKMLGILRQKVGVGSSSVMILGQKILPAMSAMRGFASSAKELLFIVRLKFKLIDFFWLVRIGRFRRPCHRGT; encoded by the exons ATGAAAGTGTTGGCTGCTGCTGCTCCGCTCCCTCAACGCTCATTTTTTACACATCGCATCGTCGATCTGATCCCCGCTCCAATCCGCCAAACAG AATCAAAGATGTTGGGAATTTTAAGGCAAAAAGTGGGAGTTGGAAGCTCATCAGTTATG ATTTTGGGGCAGAAGATCCTCCCCGCCATGTCGGCAATGAGGGGTTTCGCATCTTCGGCTAAAGAG CTCCTCTTTATAGTTAGGTTGAAGTTCAAGTTAATAGATTTTTTTTGGTTGGTTCGGATCGGGCGATTCCGGAGGCCCTGCCATCGAG GTACCTAA
- the LOC103438143 gene encoding probable LRR receptor-like serine/threonine-protein kinase At1g56130 — protein MYNMKMKLMVRILLLCFLSCFWFQLSFTQNVTTDPSEVRALNSIFEQWDTQAVPGQWNISGEPCSGSAINGTDIYSPNFNPAIVCNCTYDNGTACHITKLRVYALDKRGVFPEEFVALRYLTFFEIDENYFTGPLPAFIGNMSALTGLSIGGNSFSGPIPKELGNLKELTYLDIGSNNFSGTLPPELGNLVKLKNLYMDSCGLGGEIPSTFANLTNMQIPWASDSPFSGKIPDFIGNWTQLTDLQFQGNSFEGPIPTSFSQLTSLKSLRIGDIYNGSSSLDFIKNLKNLTDLKLRNTLITGTIPSDIGEYQSLQILDLSFNNLTGQLPSYLFILSSLTSLFLGNNSLSGPLPSQKSYELQTIDLSYNFLSGSFPQWVTTTSQLNLVVNNFTFDKKNITLPGLNCLQRNFPCNRNAPRYANFSINCGGPQMTGSDGILYEAEDSTLGPATFSVTSTEKWVVSNAGLFYERKNQSFLQNTLAQVTGTNVTPELFQTSRVSPGSLRYYGLGLENGPYTVTLHFAETVYESRTSQKWESLGRRVFDIYIQGTRRTKDFDISKEAGGAKLGIMKRFNVSVSENYLEIHLFWAGKGTYWIPEKGYYGPLIAAVHAASDFTPTVSGLPPTTPGKKSRTGLIVGIAIPVGAVSLLLIFAILYMRKKSEKEDDEDILGLGPQPNTFSYVELRAATEDFNPSNKLGEGGYGPVYKGTLFDGRVVAVKQLSVASHQGNSQFVSEIATISAVQHRNLVKLYGCCIEGSHRILVYEYLENKSLDQALFGTSNLHLDWPTRFNILLGTTRGLAYLHEESRPRIVHRDVKASNILLDAKLSPIISDFGLAKLYDDEKTHISTRVAGTIGYLAPEYAMFGHLTEKADVFGFGVVVLEILSGRPNSYNNLDPEKIYLLEWVWTLHENDQTLGLMDPRLTEFDETEATRLIRAALLCT, from the exons ATGTACAATATGAAGATGAAGTTGATGGTGAGGATACTATTACTATGCTTCCTCAGCTGCTTCTGGTTTCAGCTGTCCTTTACTCAAAATGTTACCACTGATCCATCTgaag TGAGGGCGTTGAACTCAATATTTGAACAATGGGACACACAAGCAGTGCCGGGGCAGTGGAATATCAGTGGAGAACCCTGCAGTGGATCTGCCATCAACGGCACCGACATATATAGCCCCAATTTCAACCCAGCCATCGTTTGCAACTGTACTTACGACAACGGTACTGCATGCCACATCACCAAACT GAGAGTGTATGCTCTTGACAAACGAGGGGTGTTTCCCGAAGAATTTGTGGCTCTGAGATATCTCACATTTTT TGAAATCGATGAGAATTATTTCACTGGTCCCCTACCGGCATTCATTGGCAATATGTCTGCATTGACTGGATT GTCAATTGGCGGCAATTCATTCTCTGGGCCCATCCCCAAGGAGCTTGGAAACCTTAAGGAGCTAACATATTT GGACATCGGATCAAATAATTTCTCCGGAACACTCCCTCCAGAACTTGGTAATTTAGTCAAGCTCAAGAACCT ttACATGGACAGCTGTGGACTCGGTGGTGAAATTCCTTCAACATTTGCCAACCTCACCAACATGCAAATCCC CTGGGCATCGGACAGTCCTTTCTCAGGAAAGATACCTGATTTCATAGGGAATTGGACACAACTCACTGATTT GCAATTTCAAGGGAACTCTTTCGAAGGCCCAATACCAACCAGCTTTTCTCAACTGACCTCATTGAAATCTCT GCGAATCGGTGATATATACAATGGGAGCTCTTCTCTTGATTtcataaaaaatctgaaaaacttgactgattt AAAACTGCGAAACACATTAATCACTGGTACCATCCCATCTGATATTGGAGAATATCAAAGTCTACAGATACT GGATCTCAGTTTCAACAATTTGACAGGCCAACTCCCAAGTTATTTGTTCATCTTGAGTTCTCTTACATCCTT GTTTCTTGGAAACAATAGTCTCTCCGGACCTCTTCCGAGCCAAAAGAGCTATGAACTTCAGACTAT AGATTTGTCTTACAATTTTTTATCAGGAAGCTTTCCCCAGTGGGTGACCACAACATCGCAACT GAACTTAGTGGTCAACAACTtcacatttgacaaaaaaaacataac TCTTCCTGGATTGAATTGCCTCCAGAGAAATTTTCCATGCAATCGAAATGCCCCACGAT ATGCAAACTTCTCAATCAACTGTGGTGGACCGCAAATGACGGGAAGTGATGGCATATTGTATGAGGCTGAAGACTCAACTCTTGGCCCAGCAACATTCAGTGTAACCAGTACAGAGAAATGGGTTGTCAGCAATGCCGGTTTGTTTTATGAAAGAAAAAACCAATCGTTTCTGCAAAATACCCTTGCACAAGTCACTGGAACAAATGTGACCCCGGAGCTTTTCCAGACTTCAAGAGTGTCCCCAGGATCACTAAGATACTATGGCCTGGGCCTTGAGAATGGGCCTTACACTGTAACATTGCACTTTGCAGAGACGGTTTATGAAAGTCGCACTTCGCAAAAATGGGAAAGTCTAGGACGACGTGTATTTGATATCTATATTCAA GGTACCCGCAGGACGAAGGACTTTGACATATCCAAGGAGGCAGGTGGGGCTAAACTAGGAATTATGAAAAGATTCAATGTTAGCGTGTCAGAGAATTATCTTGAAATTCATCTGTTCTGGGCTGGTAAAGGGACTTATTGGATACCCGAGAAGGGTTATTACGGCCCACTAATAGCAGCCGTCCATGCTGCTTCAG ATTTTACACCAACAGTTTCCGGGCTTCCACCAACTACTCCAGGAAAGAAGAGCAGGACTGGGTTGATAGTTGGTATTGCAATTCCTGTTGGAGCTGTGAGCTTGCTATTAATATTTGCGATTCTATATATGAggaaaaaatcagaaaaagagGATGACGAAG ATATTCTAGGATTAGGCCCTCAACCAAATACTTTCAGTTATGTTGAGTTGAGAGCTGCAACCGAAGATTTTAATCCTTCAAATAAGTTAGGAGAGGGAGGATATGGCCCTGTTTATAAG GGTACACTTTTTGATGGGAGAGTAGTGGCTGTTAAGCAACTTTCAGTAGCATCTCACCAAGGGAACAGTCAATTTGTATCTGAAATTGCTACCATATCTGCTGTGCAACATCGGAATCTAGTGAAATTGTATGGATGCTGCATCGAAGGCAGCCACCGCATTTTGGTTTATGAGTATCTTGAAAACAAGAGCCTTGATCAGGCACTTTTTG GAACAAGTAACTTGCACCTTGACTGGCCTACTCGATTCAATATATTGTTGGGAACAACAAGAGGACTTGCTTACCTTCATGAGGAGTCAAGGCCAAGGATTGTACATCGAGATGTCAAAGCGAGTAATATTTTGCTCGATGCAAAACTCTCCCCAATAATATCAGATTTTGGACTGGCAAAACTTTATGATGACGAGAAAACCCACATCAGCACTCGGGTTGCAGGGACAAT AGGCTATTTGGCACCGGAGTATGCAATGTTTGGACATTTGACAGAGAAGGCCGATGTGTTTGGTTTTGGAGTCGTCGTTTTAGAGATCCTCAGCGGGAGACCAAACTCTTACAATAACTTGGATCCAGAAAAGATTTATCTTCTTGAATGG GTATGGACTCTACATGAAAACGACCAAACTTTGGGGCTGATGGATCCGAGATTGACAGAGTTTGATGAAACTGAAGCAACTAGATTGATAAGAGCAGCTCTCCTGTGCACGTAG
- the LOC103404932 gene encoding protein ROOT HAIR DEFECTIVE 3 homolog 2-like isoform X4 encodes MLNLFPWCHDIGREQAANKPLLKTTFQVMMRLFSPRKTTLLFVIRDKTKTPFEYLEPVLREDIQKIWDGVPKPQAHKSTPLSEFFTVEVVALSSYEEKEEKFKEEVAQLRQRFFHSISPGGLAGDRRGVVPASGFSFSAQQIWKVIKENKDLDLPAHKVMVATVRCEEIANQKFKQLVHDEGWLALQEAVETGPVQGFGKRLGSILATYLSEYDMEAIYFDEGVRNSKRQLLESKALDFVYPAYSAMLGHLRSKALEDFQVRLEQSLNKGEGFASSVRTCAQSSMLEFEKGCADAAIQQANWDASKAQEKLRRDIDAHASSVRSAKLAELNSNYEKKLSSSLSGPVEALLETGAKDTWALIRKLLNRETEVAVSEFSTAVANFELDYKTVAKMKQHLKDYARNVVETKAREEAGKIMIHMKDRFAAVFNYDSDSMPRVWTGNEDIKSITKDARTASLKLLSTMAAIRLDEKPDNIENVLVSSLVDGTVTVSSSQNRKLGPSTDPLASSSWEEVSSKDTLITPVQCKSLWRQFKAETEYSVTQAISAQEEI; translated from the exons ATGTTGAACTTGTTCCC GTGGTGTCATGATATTGGTCGGGAGCAAGCTGCCAATAAACCTTTACTAAAAACAACTTTTCAG gtCATGATGCGCCTATTCAGCCCCCGTAAAACGACGTTACTTTTTGTTATACGTGATAAAACAAAG ACCCCTTTTGAATACCTGGAACCTGTGCTAAGGGAAGATATACAGAAG ATATGGGATGGAGTACCGAAGCCCCAAGCCCATAAAAGCACCCCATTGAGTGAATTTTTTACT GTAGAAGTAGTTGCTTTGTCCAGTTACGAAGAGAAGGAGGAGAAGTTTAAGGAGGAG GTTGCTCAACTGAGGCAGCGCTTTTTCCATTCTATTTCTCCAGGAGGGCTTGCTGGCGATAGAAGGGGTGTTGTCCCTGCGTCAGGATTTTCCTTTAGTGCACAACAGATTTGGAAAGTAATCAAAGAGAACAAGGACTTGGATCTTCCTGCTCACAAG GTTATGGTTGCTACGGTTCGGTGTGAAGAGATTGCCAACCAGAAATTCAAACAGTTGGTCCATGATGAG GGTTGGTTAGCACTGCAAGAAGCTGTTGAAACTGGTCCCGTACAAGGCTTTGGTAAAAGGCTCGGTTCCATTCTAGCCACCTATCTTTCCGA GTATGACATGGAGGCCATCTACTTTGATGAAGGTGTAAGGAACTCAAAACGACAACTGTTGGAGTCAAAAGCATTGGAT TTTGTTTACCCTGCGTACTCGGCCATGCTCGGACACCTGCGTTctaaagcccttgaagattttCAAGTGAGGCTGGAGCAGTCATTGAACAAAGGAGAAGGATTTGCTTCATCTGTTCGAACCTGTGCTCAGTCTTCTATGCTTGAGTTTGAGAAAGGATGTGCAG aTGCTGCCATACAACAAGCTAATTGGGATGCTTCAAAAGCCCAGGAAAAGCTTCGTCGTGATATAGATGCACATGCATCATCGGTTCGTAGTGCAAAACTGGCAGAATTGAATTCCAACTATGAG AAAAAACTTTCTTCGTCTTTAAGTGGTCCTGTAGAAGCTCTACTCGAAACTGGTGCAAAAGACACCTGGGCTTTGATACGAAAACTACTTAATCGTGAGACTGAAGTTGCAGTATCAGAGTTCTCAACTGCAGTTGCCAATTTTGAGTTGGACTACAAAACGGTTGCCAAAATGAAGCAACATTTGAAGGATTATGCGAGAAATGTGGTGGAGACAAAAGCAAGAGAAGAGGCTGGGAAAATTATGATCCACATGAAGGATCG GTTTGCCGCAGTCTTCAATTATGACAGCGATTCAATGCCTAGGGTTTGGACTGGGAACGAAGACATTAAAAGTATTACCAAGGATGCACGAACTGCG TCTCTGAAGCTTTTGTCGACCATGGCTGCCATTCGCTTGGATGAGAAGCCAGATAATATTGAAAATGTCCTCGTTTCTTCTCTGGTGGACGGGACTGTTACTGTTTCATCTTCACAAAATAGGAAACTAGGACCTTCTACTGATCCTCTTGCCTCAAGCTCTTGGGAAGAG GTTTCTTCGAAGGATACCTTAATTACCCCAGTACAGTGCAAGTCATTGTGGAGGCAGTTCAAAGCAGAGACCGAATATAGCGTCACTCAAGCTATTTCGGCACAG gaggagatttaa
- the LOC114824974 gene encoding uncharacterized protein isoform X3: MLGILRQKVGVGSSSVMILGQKILPAMSAMRGFASSAKEVEVQVNRFFLVGSDRAIPEALPSRYLKAANWICSSDDNGIPI, from the exons ATGTTGGGAATTTTAAGGCAAAAAGTGGGAGTTGGAAGCTCATCAGTTATG ATTTTGGGGCAGAAGATCCTCCCCGCCATGTCGGCAATGAGGGGTTTCGCATCTTCGGCTAAAGAG GTTGAAGTTCAAGTTAATAGATTTTTTTTGGTTGGTTCGGATCGGGCGATTCCGGAGGCCCTGCCATCGAG GTACCTAAAAGCTGCCAATTGGATTTGTTCTTCAGATGATAATGGCATACCTATATAA